Proteins from a genomic interval of Microbacterium esteraromaticum:
- a CDS encoding YbaK/EbsC family protein, whose amino-acid sequence MTAADSLPARSRIVHDQLADAGIEGRIVILPDSARTAALAAEAIGCPVGAIANSLVLVADGDPLLVMTSGAHRVDFGVLAASIGAAEVTMAPAAVVRSATGQAIGGVAPIGHPTRLRTYIDEDLRDFTEVWTAGGTPDTVMPLSFAQLQHLTAGRVIRVA is encoded by the coding sequence GTGACCGCCGCAGACTCCCTTCCGGCCCGCAGCCGCATCGTGCACGACCAGCTCGCCGACGCAGGAATCGAGGGACGCATCGTCATCCTCCCCGACTCCGCCCGCACGGCCGCGCTCGCCGCAGAGGCCATCGGATGCCCGGTAGGAGCCATCGCGAACAGCCTCGTCCTGGTCGCCGACGGGGATCCCCTCCTGGTGATGACGAGCGGCGCCCATCGCGTCGACTTCGGCGTACTGGCGGCGAGCATCGGCGCGGCCGAGGTGACCATGGCACCCGCCGCGGTCGTGCGCTCCGCAACCGGGCAGGCGATCGGCGGCGTCGCGCCGATCGGGCATCCGACGCGGTTGCGCACCTACATCGATGAGGATCTGCGCGACTTCACTGAGGTGTGGACCGCGGGCGGCACCCCCGACACGGTGATGCCGCTGAGCTTCGCTCAGCTGCAGCACCTGACCGCGGGCCGCGTCATCCGCGTCGCGTAG
- a CDS encoding substrate-binding domain-containing protein has product MRVTKKLLLGSVLATAALVMSACAPQSDVSGADSGDSAPAEVRVGMITSETGPLGGYGKQYLDAFAVGLDYATDGTGEVDGIKIVIENRDDAGDADTAVTAAKELIGDGVNILMGSASSGVALAMAEQAEQNKVLFISGPAAADAVTGINDYTFRSGRQSAQDVATAGMFLDDIEGKKIVVFGQNNAFGQGNVAAVEAILGGKGATVEPLLVAEDVTEFTPFAQQVLTAEPDLVFVAWAGATSGAMWQAMSQQAVLDEIPVVTGLGDRATFGAYGVASEQINFLNHYFGAAPDNAVNTAMLEGLEAAGAEADLFSPDGFNAAIMLVQAVKEGKGDVDAMIAALEGFEFEGPKGTNTVRADDHALLQDMYQAKLIADGDTFTPELVATVPAADVAP; this is encoded by the coding sequence ATGCGGGTTACGAAGAAGTTGCTCCTGGGGTCGGTTCTCGCAACCGCCGCCCTTGTCATGTCGGCCTGTGCGCCGCAGTCGGATGTCAGTGGGGCTGACTCCGGCGACAGCGCGCCCGCGGAGGTGCGCGTCGGCATGATCACCAGCGAGACCGGGCCGCTGGGCGGCTACGGCAAGCAGTACCTCGACGCGTTCGCCGTTGGGCTCGACTACGCAACCGACGGCACCGGTGAAGTCGACGGCATCAAGATCGTCATCGAGAACCGCGACGACGCCGGCGACGCCGACACTGCGGTGACCGCCGCCAAGGAGCTGATCGGCGACGGCGTGAACATCCTGATGGGCAGCGCCTCGTCCGGCGTCGCACTCGCGATGGCCGAGCAGGCAGAGCAGAACAAGGTGCTCTTCATCTCGGGTCCCGCGGCGGCCGACGCCGTCACGGGCATCAACGACTACACGTTCCGTTCCGGACGCCAGTCGGCGCAGGACGTCGCCACGGCCGGAATGTTCCTCGATGACATCGAGGGCAAGAAGATCGTCGTGTTCGGTCAGAACAACGCCTTCGGCCAGGGCAACGTCGCGGCCGTCGAGGCGATCCTCGGCGGCAAGGGTGCAACGGTCGAGCCGCTGCTCGTGGCCGAAGACGTCACCGAGTTCACCCCGTTCGCCCAGCAGGTGCTGACCGCCGAGCCCGACCTGGTCTTCGTCGCCTGGGCCGGTGCCACCTCGGGTGCGATGTGGCAGGCCATGAGCCAGCAGGCCGTTCTCGACGAGATTCCCGTCGTCACCGGCCTCGGCGACCGTGCCACGTTCGGCGCGTACGGCGTCGCCTCCGAGCAGATCAACTTCCTGAACCACTACTTCGGCGCCGCGCCCGACAACGCGGTGAACACGGCGATGCTCGAGGGACTCGAGGCCGCTGGTGCCGAGGCTGATCTGTTCAGCCCCGACGGCTTCAACGCCGCCATCATGCTCGTCCAGGCGGTCAAGGAGGGCAAGGGTGACGTCGACGCGATGATCGCGGCACTGGAGGGCTTCGAGTTCGAGGGCCCCAAGGGCACGAACACCGTGCGCGCCGATGACCACGCGCTCCTGCAGGACATGTACCAGGCCAAGCTCATCGCCGACGGTGACACGTTCACCCCTGAGCTGGTCGCGACGGTTCCGGCCGCCGACGTCGCACCGTGA
- a CDS encoding ABC transporter ATP-binding protein, whose product MNIPAPPTAGASLRVEGLGLDIGGATILKDVDLAVEPGSLVGVIGPNGAGKTTLFNAISGVIRPTAGRILMDGTDITRTSVPQRARAGLGRTFQTSSLFPQLTVHENVRIAVQAAEGGSYSLLHFPKRSDAISIRAEELLRSVGLGHRLDARAGDISHGDKRKLEIAVLLATRSRLVLLDEPMAGVASGDVAGLVENIRGLQAETGCTVLMVEHHIEVLMGFVDLVAVMYFGSIIAVDTPQQIMENPTVQSAYLGTGA is encoded by the coding sequence GTGAACATCCCAGCCCCGCCCACCGCAGGCGCATCGCTCCGCGTCGAAGGACTCGGCCTCGACATCGGAGGAGCGACGATCCTCAAGGACGTCGACCTCGCTGTCGAGCCCGGCTCGCTGGTCGGAGTGATCGGGCCGAACGGCGCCGGCAAGACCACGCTGTTCAACGCCATCTCGGGTGTGATCAGGCCCACCGCCGGCCGCATCCTGATGGACGGCACCGACATCACCCGCACCAGCGTGCCCCAGCGCGCCAGGGCGGGGCTGGGACGCACCTTCCAGACATCCAGCCTGTTCCCGCAGCTCACCGTCCACGAGAACGTGCGCATCGCGGTGCAGGCGGCCGAAGGCGGCAGCTACTCGCTGCTGCACTTCCCGAAGCGATCTGACGCGATCAGCATCCGCGCCGAGGAACTGCTGCGCTCCGTCGGCCTCGGACATCGTCTGGATGCCAGAGCCGGCGACATCAGCCACGGTGACAAGCGCAAGCTCGAGATCGCCGTGCTGCTGGCCACTCGTTCGCGGCTCGTCCTTCTCGACGAGCCGATGGCAGGCGTCGCCTCGGGCGACGTCGCCGGGCTCGTCGAGAACATCCGCGGACTGCAGGCCGAGACCGGATGCACCGTGCTGATGGTCGAACACCACATCGAAGTCCTGATGGGCTTCGTCGACCTCGTTGCGGTGATGTACTTCGGCAGCATCATCGCTGTCGACACCCCGCAGCAGATCATGGAGAACCCCACCGTGCAGAGCGCCTATCTCGGGACCGGCGCGTGA
- a CDS encoding ABC transporter ATP-binding protein, translating into MSAPILQVKNLRASIAGQQVVESVTFDVPAVGITAVLGRNGAGKTSTLRGILGLISRKGEVILDGERIDALSTHRIVQRGVGYVPEDREVFAGLTVAENLALAERQRNPRREFVDQLFPDLVARRDQRAGTLSGGQQQMVSVARAMLNDNRLLLVDEPTKGLAPKIVTEVADALAEAATTVPMLLVEQNLDVVRRLADQAIVIADGRVVHTGRAVDILDDADLTRRLLGVSAEEHV; encoded by the coding sequence GTGAGCGCCCCGATCCTGCAGGTGAAGAACCTGCGCGCATCCATCGCCGGACAGCAGGTCGTCGAGAGCGTCACCTTCGATGTGCCCGCCGTCGGCATCACAGCCGTGCTCGGTCGCAACGGTGCCGGAAAGACCTCGACCCTGCGCGGCATCCTCGGACTCATCTCGCGTAAGGGCGAGGTGATCCTCGACGGCGAGCGCATCGATGCGCTCAGCACGCACCGCATCGTCCAACGCGGCGTCGGGTACGTGCCCGAGGACCGTGAGGTCTTCGCCGGCCTCACCGTCGCCGAGAACCTTGCCCTCGCCGAACGCCAGCGCAATCCGCGACGCGAGTTCGTGGATCAGCTGTTCCCCGACCTGGTCGCCCGCCGCGACCAGCGCGCCGGAACCCTCTCGGGCGGCCAGCAGCAGATGGTCTCGGTCGCGCGCGCCATGCTCAACGACAACCGCCTGCTTCTCGTGGACGAACCGACCAAGGGCCTCGCGCCCAAGATCGTCACTGAAGTGGCGGATGCTCTCGCCGAGGCCGCTACAACAGTGCCGATGCTGCTCGTGGAGCAGAACCTCGATGTCGTGCGGCGCCTGGCCGACCAGGCGATCGTGATCGCCGACGGACGAGTCGTGCACACCGGACGCGCCGTCGACATCCTCGACGATGCCGACCTGACCAGACGCCTGCTCGGCGTCAGTGCGGAGGAGCACGTATGA
- a CDS encoding branched-chain amino acid ABC transporter permease: MSTLVLTLVIGLGLGALYFLVASGLSLIYGLMHVLNFAHGAFLTLSAFVGWAVAQAVGVDSWGGFVLSVLVGGAVGAAFAAATELVLIRPLYERHIEQVLVTVGLSFAAIALFEGIWGTDPVNVRGPAWLSETTPVLGASIPNKYWVLIIAAALVLAGLVLFLKKTRYGMIIRAGVENRSMVTALGIDVRRSFTLVFAIGGAAAGIGGVLAMHALTYVSAHLGSTLLIFAFIVTVVGGLGSLTGAAIASVLVAVMQQVANTYLGGTGDFIVVILLAVVLLVRPAGLMGRKA; the protein is encoded by the coding sequence ATGAGCACCCTGGTACTCACCCTCGTCATCGGGCTCGGACTCGGCGCACTGTACTTCCTCGTCGCCAGCGGCCTGAGCCTGATCTACGGCCTCATGCATGTGCTGAACTTCGCGCACGGCGCGTTCCTCACCCTCAGCGCCTTCGTCGGCTGGGCGGTCGCCCAGGCCGTCGGCGTCGACAGCTGGGGCGGCTTCGTGCTGTCGGTTCTCGTCGGCGGCGCGGTCGGCGCGGCGTTCGCCGCGGCCACCGAGCTCGTGCTGATCAGGCCGCTCTACGAGCGCCATATCGAACAGGTGCTCGTCACCGTCGGTCTGTCCTTCGCCGCGATCGCCCTGTTCGAGGGGATCTGGGGCACTGACCCGGTCAACGTGCGCGGCCCGGCGTGGTTGAGCGAGACCACCCCGGTGCTCGGCGCCAGCATCCCGAACAAGTACTGGGTGCTCATCATCGCCGCGGCACTCGTGCTCGCCGGGCTCGTGCTGTTCCTCAAGAAGACGCGCTACGGCATGATCATCCGTGCCGGTGTGGAGAACCGGTCCATGGTCACCGCGCTCGGCATCGACGTGCGACGCTCGTTCACGCTCGTCTTCGCCATCGGCGGTGCGGCCGCCGGTATCGGTGGTGTGCTCGCCATGCACGCCCTGACCTACGTCTCGGCCCATCTGGGGTCGACGCTGCTGATCTTCGCGTTCATCGTCACTGTGGTCGGTGGACTCGGCTCGCTGACCGGCGCGGCGATCGCCTCGGTGCTGGTCGCGGTCATGCAGCAGGTCGCCAACACATACCTCGGCGGAACCGGTGACTTCATCGTCGTGATCCTGCTGGCTGTCGTCCTGCTGGTGCGCCCGGCCGGTCTCATGGGAAGGAAGGCCTGA
- a CDS encoding branched-chain amino acid ABC transporter permease has protein sequence MNATNRNRWLPVGVGVVLVTVLALLPMLNLSLPGILPGATYTPGSLALMSLCMVFAALALSYNLLLGTAGMLSFGHALYFGAGAYGLGIVLEAARLPLVPGIFVALLGGLVIAVVTGAVAMRVNGIPFAMVTLAFAQAGSVLVRRNQAITGGEEGLSLHTEGVPDWLVGVVNTRNLYWISLAVVVIVYLIVLWVDRSRLGHLAAAARENDLRVRVLGLQPTRAKLIVFVIAALCASLAGIAYLLLQSGTQPTAVSADLTITVLVMVVLGGVGFRWGAILGGVLYTILDQRLTVLARAEGIQQLPDVLRVPLSEPLFILGVLFILVVMFLPGGIAGTVDSWVRRRRGRGAPESGLAAMDEAEQVPEMAR, from the coding sequence ATGAACGCCACGAACCGCAACCGCTGGCTCCCGGTCGGCGTCGGTGTCGTCCTCGTCACCGTCCTGGCGCTGCTGCCGATGCTCAACCTGTCATTGCCGGGCATCCTGCCCGGCGCGACATACACGCCGGGTTCGCTCGCGCTGATGTCGCTGTGCATGGTGTTCGCCGCACTCGCGCTGTCGTACAACCTGCTGCTCGGCACGGCCGGCATGCTCTCGTTCGGGCACGCACTGTACTTCGGTGCCGGGGCGTACGGTCTGGGTATCGTGCTGGAGGCTGCGCGACTTCCGCTGGTACCGGGAATCTTCGTCGCGCTGCTGGGGGGACTGGTGATCGCCGTCGTCACCGGCGCCGTGGCCATGCGCGTCAACGGCATCCCGTTCGCGATGGTGACACTCGCCTTCGCCCAGGCGGGCTCGGTGCTCGTACGACGCAACCAGGCGATCACGGGCGGTGAAGAGGGGCTCAGCCTGCACACCGAGGGTGTGCCCGACTGGCTCGTCGGCGTCGTGAACACGCGCAACCTGTACTGGATCTCGCTCGCTGTGGTCGTCATCGTCTATCTGATCGTGTTGTGGGTCGATCGTTCGCGCCTGGGGCATCTCGCCGCGGCCGCCCGCGAGAACGACCTGCGCGTGCGCGTTCTCGGGCTGCAGCCCACCCGGGCCAAGCTCATCGTCTTCGTGATCGCCGCGCTGTGCGCATCGCTTGCGGGCATCGCCTACCTGCTGCTGCAGTCGGGCACACAGCCCACTGCGGTCAGCGCAGATCTGACGATCACGGTGCTGGTGATGGTGGTGCTCGGTGGCGTCGGGTTCCGTTGGGGTGCGATCCTCGGAGGTGTGCTTTACACGATCCTTGACCAGCGCCTGACGGTGCTCGCCCGCGCCGAGGGCATCCAGCAGCTTCCCGATGTGCTGCGCGTGCCGCTGTCGGAGCCGCTGTTCATCCTCGGTGTCCTGTTCATCCTCGTCGTGATGTTCCTCCCCGGCGGCATCGCCGGAACCGTGGACTCCTGGGTCCGTCGTCGTCGCGGACGCGGTGCGCCCGAGAGCGGGCTCGCCGCGATGGACGAAGCGGAACAGGTGCCGGAGATGGCGCGATGA
- a CDS encoding class I adenylate-forming enzyme family protein, translated as MTDAAGAHTIGRWLHDRAVSDPARVAVDDRGVRTDYRALAARVTRLTERLSDAGYGAGQRVATISGNSTDQVVVFFACAQLGIALVPLSWRLTPTELADLISRTGPDLLLIEDEHAALASAALENIADAPVHAALGVAGVEAEAPAARESAHRRAARDTDPLLVIYTSGSEAAPKGVVLTHENCFWNNLALDRAMPLDADDVVLAMLPQYHVAAWNVQPLQAWWRGATVVLERGFDPGRVLQLIADRGVTAMMGVPTQYRMLQQHPLWESADLTALNRVVVGGATIPEDLVRTWATRGLAFTQGYGLTEAGPNVLHLAADLVAAHPGAVGRPYPGVDVRITDPETGLELQGAATGELWVRGASVFAGYLDDHEATQRAMHGEWLRTGDLVHRDADGIHRVVDRLKDIYVSGGENVAPAEVERAFAAHPLVAECAVVGVPDPVWGERGVAFIVPVGPVSREELRAFAAERLATFKLPSRIEFLDELPRSTIEKVARARLRRMALREEHQDAAH; from the coding sequence ATGACAGACGCCGCCGGCGCGCACACCATCGGACGGTGGTTGCACGACCGGGCCGTGTCGGACCCGGCGCGCGTCGCCGTCGACGACCGCGGTGTGCGTACCGATTACCGCGCACTCGCGGCGCGTGTGACGCGATTGACGGAGCGTCTGAGCGACGCCGGGTACGGTGCGGGGCAGCGGGTCGCGACGATCTCGGGCAATTCGACCGACCAGGTCGTGGTGTTCTTCGCCTGCGCGCAGCTGGGCATCGCGCTGGTGCCGCTGTCGTGGCGGCTGACCCCGACCGAGCTGGCCGACCTGATCTCCCGCACCGGGCCGGACCTGCTGCTGATCGAGGATGAGCACGCTGCCCTCGCGTCGGCGGCGCTGGAGAACATTGCGGATGCCCCCGTGCACGCCGCTCTCGGCGTCGCCGGCGTCGAGGCCGAGGCGCCGGCCGCGCGCGAGAGCGCGCACCGCCGCGCGGCGCGCGACACCGATCCGCTGCTGGTCATCTACACCTCGGGCAGTGAGGCGGCGCCGAAGGGCGTCGTGCTTACGCACGAGAACTGCTTCTGGAACAACCTCGCTCTCGATCGCGCCATGCCGCTCGACGCCGACGACGTGGTGCTGGCGATGCTGCCGCAGTACCACGTCGCCGCGTGGAACGTGCAGCCACTACAGGCCTGGTGGCGAGGTGCAACGGTCGTCCTCGAGCGCGGATTCGACCCCGGTCGCGTGCTGCAACTCATCGCTGACCGTGGCGTCACCGCGATGATGGGAGTGCCCACCCAGTACCGCATGCTGCAGCAGCATCCGCTGTGGGAGAGTGCCGATCTCACCGCCCTGAACCGCGTTGTGGTCGGCGGGGCCACCATCCCGGAGGATCTGGTGCGCACATGGGCGACGCGCGGTCTCGCCTTCACCCAGGGATACGGGCTGACCGAAGCAGGACCCAACGTGCTGCACCTGGCCGCAGACCTCGTCGCCGCACACCCGGGGGCGGTCGGACGCCCCTACCCGGGTGTCGACGTGCGCATCACCGACCCCGAGACCGGACTCGAACTGCAGGGAGCGGCCACCGGCGAGCTCTGGGTGCGCGGTGCGAGCGTCTTCGCCGGCTACCTCGATGATCACGAAGCGACCCAGCGTGCGATGCACGGCGAATGGCTGCGCACCGGCGATCTCGTGCACCGCGACGCCGACGGCATCCACCGCGTCGTCGATCGACTCAAGGACATCTACGTCTCCGGAGGTGAGAACGTCGCCCCCGCCGAGGTGGAGCGCGCCTTCGCTGCCCATCCGCTGGTCGCGGAATGCGCTGTCGTCGGCGTACCCGACCCGGTGTGGGGAGAGCGCGGGGTGGCTTTCATCGTTCCGGTGGGACCGGTATCGCGCGAAGAGCTGCGCGCATTCGCCGCCGAACGGCTGGCGACGTTCAAACTGCCGTCGCGGATCGAGTTTCTCGACGAGCTGCCCAGATCCACGATCGAGAAGGTCGCCCGCGCACGACTGCGCCGGATGGCGCTGAGGGAGGAGCACCAGGATGCTGCCCACTGA
- a CDS encoding TetR/AcrR family transcriptional regulator, with protein sequence MLPTENPPAEEPPVSSATGRPLTKRGQQTRRRLLEAAEQVFADLGYHEASIVKITEHAGVALGTFYLYFDGKQAIFDELVLDLNSRVRHSMSESMASATNRIEAERLGFQGFFRFTAAHPALYRVVREAEFVSPTMLRLHYERIVDGYRAGLAAAQRDGEIAAELDTDVVAWALMGAGELIGMRYLLWERDAAGKPPAQIDPAVLDGMSDFITRALRPDHAENPAPGARPHVTESLREEENDV encoded by the coding sequence ATGCTGCCCACTGAGAACCCACCAGCGGAGGAACCGCCCGTTTCGTCCGCGACCGGACGCCCCCTCACCAAACGCGGACAGCAGACCCGGCGTCGCCTGCTCGAAGCGGCCGAGCAGGTCTTCGCAGACCTCGGATATCACGAGGCCTCGATCGTCAAGATCACCGAGCACGCCGGCGTTGCACTGGGCACCTTCTACCTGTACTTCGACGGCAAGCAGGCGATCTTCGATGAGCTCGTGCTCGACCTCAACAGCCGGGTGCGCCACTCGATGTCCGAGTCGATGGCATCCGCAACGAACCGTATCGAGGCCGAACGCCTCGGGTTCCAGGGATTCTTCCGGTTCACTGCCGCGCATCCGGCGCTGTACCGCGTCGTCCGCGAGGCCGAGTTCGTCTCGCCTACCATGCTGCGCCTGCACTACGAGCGCATCGTCGACGGCTACCGCGCCGGACTTGCGGCCGCGCAGCGCGACGGCGAGATCGCAGCCGAGCTCGACACCGACGTCGTCGCCTGGGCGCTGATGGGTGCCGGTGAGCTGATCGGCATGCGCTACCTGCTCTGGGAGCGGGATGCCGCAGGAAAGCCGCCCGCGCAGATCGACCCCGCAGTGCTCGACGGCATGTCGGACTTCATCACCCGCGCGCTGCGCCCCGACCACGCGGAGAACCCCGCGCCGGGTGCGCGGCCGCACGTCACAGAGAGCCTCAGAGAGGAAGAGAACGATGTCTGA
- a CDS encoding 3-hydroxybutyrate dehydrogenase, with protein sequence MSEQDLAGRRAVITGGASGIGHACAAEFVRRGAHVVIADIDAAAAAAAAEQIGGEAWAVDLSDTAALDDLALDADILINNAGIQRVSPIVDFDPDAFRLIQRIMLEAPFLLIRAVLPGMYERGWGRIINISSVHGLRASPFKSAYVAAKHGLEGLSKVTALEGGPHGVTSNCINPGYVRTPLVEKQIADQAKVHGIPESEVVETIMLTESAIKRLVEADEVASLAGWLVSDAAGMVTGASYTMDGGWSAR encoded by the coding sequence ATGTCTGAACAGGATCTCGCCGGTCGGCGTGCAGTGATTACCGGGGGAGCGAGCGGTATCGGGCATGCCTGCGCCGCCGAGTTCGTGCGCCGTGGGGCACACGTGGTGATCGCCGACATCGACGCCGCTGCGGCCGCTGCCGCAGCAGAGCAGATCGGGGGAGAGGCCTGGGCCGTCGACCTATCCGACACCGCGGCACTGGACGACCTCGCCCTCGACGCCGACATCCTGATCAACAACGCCGGGATCCAGCGCGTCAGCCCCATCGTGGATTTCGATCCCGATGCCTTCCGTCTGATCCAGCGGATCATGCTCGAGGCACCGTTCCTGCTCATCCGCGCGGTGCTCCCCGGAATGTACGAGCGCGGCTGGGGGCGGATCATCAACATCTCCAGCGTGCACGGTCTGCGCGCCAGCCCGTTCAAGTCCGCTTATGTGGCTGCCAAGCACGGACTGGAAGGCCTGTCGAAGGTCACCGCACTGGAGGGCGGCCCGCACGGCGTCACCAGCAACTGCATCAACCCCGGCTACGTGCGCACGCCCCTGGTCGAGAAGCAGATCGCCGACCAGGCGAAGGTGCACGGCATCCCCGAGAGCGAGGTCGTTGAGACCATCATGCTCACCGAGAGCGCGATCAAACGACTCGTTGAAGCCGACGAGGTCGCCTCGCTGGCCGGCTGGCTCGTATCGGACGCTGCTGGCATGGTCACGGGCGCCTCGTACACGATGGACGGCGGCTGGAGCGCACGATGA
- a CDS encoding alpha/beta hydrolase produces the protein MTHHDYRTTDVPVAGGDLRVAVWEPQGEVQRTVLAIHGVTSSHLAWPFVVQQLPGVRVIAPDLRGRGASNTLPGPAGMAAHADDLAAVLDAFDVDAVSVVGHSMGAFVAVVLAHRHPQRVSRLVLVDGGLPLNVPAGVDPEQLVPLILGPVAERLSRRWPHVEAYTEEFWRRHPAFADDWSAELDAYIAYDLVPDGDVLRAATSSDIMADDVIDMNTGSALPDALAALSVPTLFITVPRGLQNETPGLYAPAHLADLLQRYPAVDHVHLDDLNHYTVVMSPRGAVALADLVRPVLV, from the coding sequence ATGACCCACCACGACTACCGCACCACGGATGTGCCTGTCGCCGGAGGTGACCTTCGGGTGGCCGTCTGGGAGCCACAGGGCGAGGTGCAGCGCACGGTGCTTGCCATCCACGGGGTGACCTCGTCGCACCTGGCTTGGCCGTTCGTCGTGCAGCAACTGCCGGGTGTGCGCGTGATCGCCCCCGACCTGCGCGGTCGCGGCGCCAGCAACACGCTGCCCGGTCCCGCGGGCATGGCGGCACACGCCGATGATCTGGCAGCGGTGCTCGACGCATTCGATGTCGACGCCGTCAGCGTCGTCGGGCACTCGATGGGCGCCTTCGTGGCCGTCGTGCTCGCGCACCGGCATCCGCAGCGCGTGAGCCGCCTTGTGCTCGTCGACGGCGGCCTGCCGCTGAACGTGCCCGCCGGGGTCGACCCCGAACAACTCGTCCCGCTGATCCTCGGCCCGGTCGCCGAACGGCTCTCGCGCCGTTGGCCGCACGTCGAGGCGTACACCGAGGAGTTCTGGCGCCGGCATCCGGCCTTCGCAGACGACTGGAGTGCCGAGCTCGACGCGTACATCGCGTACGACCTCGTGCCGGATGGCGATGTGCTTCGCGCGGCGACGAGCTCGGACATCATGGCCGACGACGTCATCGACATGAACACCGGTTCTGCGCTGCCCGATGCGCTGGCGGCGCTGTCGGTGCCGACGCTCTTCATCACCGTGCCCCGGGGGTTGCAGAACGAGACGCCGGGGTTGTACGCGCCGGCGCACCTTGCGGATCTGCTGCAGAGGTACCCCGCGGTGGATCACGTGCACCTTGACGATCTCAACCACTACACGGTCGTGATGAGTCCGCGCGGTGCTGTCGCGCTCGCCGACCTGGTGCGGCCGGTCCTCGTCTGA
- a CDS encoding IclR family transcriptional regulator — protein sequence MEQQDDRRRSVPGAQAIARASSLLRLVTASPDGASLQSLAQRAELSRSTAHRLLTALRVEGLVDQDETSARWMPGPELYLMGTVAAARYDVTELSRDIVRSLAVKTEESAFLSTRRADETVCLVREEGSFPIRSFVLSEGVRFPLGVASAGLAILAFLPDHDVDAYLERHPEIEERWGHAHGTAPMRRRLHETKARGYAVNPGLVVEGSFGIGAAVFDRHGRPEWALSLTGVEFRFGPDRLPQLGRTLLAHAHQLSSRLAGARR from the coding sequence ATGGAACAGCAGGATGATCGCCGTCGCAGTGTGCCCGGCGCGCAGGCCATCGCCCGCGCCTCTTCGCTGCTGCGGCTGGTGACGGCGTCTCCCGACGGTGCCTCGTTGCAGTCCCTGGCGCAGCGTGCCGAGCTGAGCCGCTCGACCGCACACCGACTGCTGACCGCTCTGCGGGTGGAGGGACTCGTCGATCAGGACGAGACGTCAGCGCGATGGATGCCCGGCCCTGAGCTCTATCTGATGGGAACCGTCGCCGCGGCGCGTTATGACGTGACTGAGCTGTCGCGCGACATCGTGCGCTCACTCGCGGTGAAGACCGAGGAGAGCGCGTTCCTGTCGACGCGCCGCGCGGATGAGACCGTGTGCCTCGTACGCGAAGAGGGATCGTTCCCCATCCGCTCGTTCGTCCTCAGCGAGGGCGTGCGGTTCCCCCTCGGCGTCGCCAGCGCCGGTCTCGCGATCCTGGCATTCCTGCCTGACCACGATGTGGATGCCTACCTGGAGCGGCACCCCGAGATCGAGGAGCGCTGGGGGCACGCGCACGGCACGGCACCGATGCGGCGCCGCCTGCACGAGACGAAGGCGCGCGGCTATGCCGTCAACCCGGGGCTGGTGGTCGAGGGGTCGTTCGGCATCGGCGCCGCGGTCTTCGATCGACATGGACGCCCGGAGTGGGCGCTGAGCCTGACCGGCGTCGAGTTCCGTTTCGGGCCCGACCGTCTGCCGCAACTCGGACGCACGCTGCTCGCGCACGCCCACCAGCTGTCGTCGCGTCTCGCCGGCGCGCGTCGCTGA